TCGCTTTGTTGAGTATTCAGCCGCAACTAAGACGGACTCTCGCTTAAAACAGTGAACAGTCAACGGTAAACAGTTATCAGGTGTATGGTGGGGGATTTAAAAGAGTCACCAGCACCTATTAATAATTAGTGGGTAATTTAAACCCTCTTATTTAACTGATAACTGTGAAAAAACGACTGAGGGCTAAATTTTTACTTAGTACGGGCTGAACGCCCTGTTACTGCTAACAGCAGTTTTAACTCAAAATAGTGTTAGAGAAATTTTAGAGTCAAAAACCATGAAAAAACTATTTTTACCAGTTACCAGACTTTTATTAGGTTTTGTCGGAATGAGCGCCGCTTCCTTGCTGACAGTACAGCCAAGCTTGGCTCAACTGGGAACGGTGGATGCAGGCGGTAATAATGATACCCAAAATAATAATATTGATTTCAATTCTGGCAATTTCAATATGTTTGACCTCATTCATCGGGCAAACTTTGGTAATGCGACATTTGACGTGAATCAGCAGAACGAAGCATTAGATGATGCGGCTAAAGCATTTAGAGAAAGACAAAATCGCGCAACTGGTAATCAACAACAAAGACAAATACTGCTTGTGCCTCAAACTACAACTCAACCAGCCACTAATCCATCAACATCGACTGTTCCGGGAAATAATTGAGACAAGAGAGATAAGGGAGATGAGGGAGAACTTGTTACTCAGCACTCCCTACCCCCTACCTTGATTACCCTACAGCCCTAAAGCTGATAAAACATCGCCAGCATGGGTTGCAGTGTTGACAGTAGAATCAACATGAATGATTTTACCTTCCGGGTTAATTACGTAGGTAACACGCTTGGCATAACCGCCGCCATCAACGTCATAAGCTTTGATTAAGCTGTGGTCGGTGTCAGCTAGTAGAGGAAAATTCAAATTATATTTTTGAGTGAAGGCTTGATGAGAAGATTCATCATCAGCACTCACACCTAAAACGACTACATCCTTGTTTTTGTAATCAGATTGAGCATCACGGAAGCTACAAGCTTGTTTAGTGCAGCCTGGTGTGTCATCTTTGGGGTAAAAATACAAAACTACAGTCTTCCCAGCAAAATCAGATAACGAAACGGTGTTACCGTTGGTATCTTTGACGGTAAATGCAGGTGCATCCGTACCAACTGCTAGAGGCATAATGAACCTTTCCTGTTTCAGATTTTTGATGACTCTGAAATTTTACAATAATTTACAATAATTTCATGACAAATTTAGAAACGGTTGACTGTTGACTGTTGATTAATGACTAATGTGAATTACAAATTATGCCTACAAAGGATTCTCCAACACCCAAAGCCTTTTCTTACCCACAAACTACTGTAGAACGAGCCAAGCGATCGCTTATCTGTTCTCCTTTCAATTTGGGACTATTTGAAACCATGCGTAGTCAGAGTGTTTCCGTGAATGCGATCGCTAATGAAACTGGTATTAAGCATGGTTATACTAAAAAGTCCTTGTCTGAGTTGACTTGTGATGATGAGTTAGGATGGCTGATTCAGGTTGGAGTATTGCGGCGTGAAGTAGACGGACAAGGTATTACAGATAGTTTTCGCCTCACTCCCTTGGGACATCAGCTTATAGAACAATACCAAGGAAAAACCTTGCCTTTACCATCGTGGCGCAATCGCCTATACGACGCTGTAATTCGTTGGTTTAGACTTCCCTTTTAGAATCAAGAACCAAAAAGTTAGGATTTGGGATTTCTAGGGAACAATATATACGGAGAAACATCAACCCATTTATAAAGTCTTCACCATTTTCCCTAACTGAATTGGTGAGATTGTGAATTTGGGTTGAAGCATATACAGTGGCGCTGGCATATCCTTCAACTCAAGGATAAATACCTGCGCTCAATTTCTATTAGTAGCTGCCCAATTTTCTGACATTTGAGCAGCAAATTGCTATATTAGCCCTCAAATAACTCACACCATCCATAAGCAAGCTATAAATGTACAACTATTAAAAATTACGAATTACGTAGGCGCAAGCCTTTGCTACGCAACGCTACCGCGAACCCGTAGGGTATTACAAATTAATCAAGAAGTGGCTATGAAATCAATAATGGTAGTGGGAACAACATCCCATGCAGGTAAATCACTGATAAGTACGGCTATTTGTCGCATTTTGTCACGGCGTGGGTGGCGAGTAGCTCCCTTTAAGGGTCAAAATATGGCATTAAATGCTTATGTCACCTCAAATGGTGGGGAAATTGGCTACGCGCAAGCAGTACAAGCTTGGGCAGCAGGGGTGATACCTTGGGTAGAAATGAACCCGATTTTACTCAAGCCTCAAGGCGATATGACATCTCAGGTAATTATCCGAGGCAGACCTGTAGGTAAAGTCAGCGCCGCCGACTATTATGAGCAGTATTTTGACATTGGTTGGCGAGCCATTGAAGAATCTCTACAGCATTTGGGAACTGAATTTGATTTAATCGTTTGTGAAGGTGCGGGTAGTCCAGCAGAAATTAACCTCAAGCACCGCGACTTAACCAATATGCGGGTAGCCAAATACTTAAACGCTCCCACTTTATTAGTAGTTGATATTGACCGTGGGGGTGCTTTTGCTCACGTAGTCGGCACATTAGAGTTATTAGAACCAGAAGAGCGCCAACTAATTAAAGGCGTAGTAATTAACAAATTCCGAGGACAGCGATCGCTCCTAGACTCAGGAATCAAATGGTTAGAAGAACGGACGGGTATTCCTGTAGTTGGTGTCATTCCTTACATTCATGAAATTTTCCCTGCCGAAGATTCCCTGGACTTACTAGAACGCAAAACATACAAAGCCCACGCAGACCTAAATATTACAGTTGTTCGTCTACCCCGAATCGCTAACTTTACCGACTTTGACCCCTTAGAATCAGAACCCACAGTTGCAGTCAAATACATCAGTCCAAAACAAGATTTAGGACACCCTGATGCAGTAATTCTCCCAGGTACGAAAACCACAATTGCCGACTTGATACTTCTGCAAAAAACAGGCATGGCAGAAGCCATCCAAAACTATGCCGCATCTGGTGGTACAGTGTTGGGGATTTGCGGTGGCTACCAAATGTTAGGACAAATTATCGCCGATCCAGAGGGGCTAGAAGGACAAGCTGGCAGATATCAAGGCTTAAATCTCCTGCCAATTAGAACCGTCATTACAGGACAAAAAATTGCCCGTCAGCGCCAAGTTAGCTCAAACTTCCCCCAGATGGGCTTACCAGTCAACGGCTTCGAGATTCATCAAGGGCGATCGCGTGTGGAACCCCAAGGCGATAGTAAAGCCTTCCAACCCTTATTTGATGATGTTAACTTAGGGTTAGTTGATAGTTGCCAATCTGTTTGGGGTAGTTATCTACACGGATTATTTGATAATGGGCCTTGGAGACGCGCTTGGTTAAATCGTCTGCGTCAACAGCGTGGTTTAAAATCTCTACCTACAGGTGTGGCTAACTACAGAGAACAACGAGAGCAGATGTTAGATAATATAGCTACTGAGATAGAAAGCCATTTAGATTTAACACCCTTCCTGCCCTAGCGAGGCTAGTTTTTCATGAGTGTTCGCGTCCGATTTTTGCCAGATGATGTCACTATTAACGCTGAAGTGGGAGAAGCCCTGTTAGATGTAGCAGATCGGGCGGGAGTCTTTATCCCCACTGGTTGTCTTATGGGTTCATGTCATGCTTGCACAGTGGAACTCGAAGATGGCGACATCATCCGTGCTTGTCTTACCGCCATACCATCAGGACGCGAAGAATTAATTATTCATCTATTTAGCGATCCCACTTGGTAGTTTACTTGAGCCTAGCGGCGTGCATCTACGGTTTAATATTGATTTCTCCTAACTTCTGGCAAAAACCTAAAATGAGCAAACTCAAGTACCAAATGGTGATTCAATGGTCTGAGGAAGATAATTGCTTTTTGGTAGGATTACCAGATTTTCCTGGGCAACGCTGGCGCACTCATGGGGATACTTACGAATTAGCAGTTAAAAATGGCATTGAAGCCTTAGAGTCCTTAATTATTGCTTATGAAGCTGCGGGTGATCCGCTTCCAGAACCGACAGTTTGTCAGGCTGCGTAATATAAACTCAATAACAAAGAGTTTTAATGTCTCTCTTGATAATGGTATAAAAGCAGCGTTGCCAAAACCTATTAAAATACTTAACTCTCTGACAGAAGATAAACATCATATAAATGAGTTTCGGCAACTAGTTGAGAAGTATTTTGATATTTTGCCAACTCTTGAGGAAACTTCTCAGTTTTTTTAAGTTTATAGTTTCCTAGTGATTCGTACTTAGGATGGATAATGTAAAAACCAGCCTGACAATTCGGAACAAATTTCAAATCTCTTTTAGTCACGTAACGGTCAATATACTCCTTATTTTTGAGATTAAGGTAATTTCCGTTAGGTTGGCATAAGGTAGACTTTTCAGGTAACTTTCTCAGACTATCTGCTATATCATGTGTACTTAGAACTCTGGAAATACCAGACCTACTATTTATATAGTTGTGATGGAAATTTAGATTAATCACGATGGAAATAGTTATACAGGCTATGATAAAACCTGACAACATCTGATTAACTGTTTTAGGAAAATTGAGATAAGCTAAACTGCAAACAGTAAAAATAATAGGAGCCAAATAAATTAGTAGTTTATAAAATGTGGGATTGTATGTTTTTTCTATGTCTGTAGAAGAATAAGCCAGCAGGAAAATTGACCAAATTATAAAAAACAAATTTAAAAGTATTCTGTTTCCCCGAAATTTAAGAATACCTAAAACTAATACTAAACCAAGAAATATTACAGAAATAACTAAACTTTTCCAAGATTCCCCAGCAAAATATACTTCTTGTCCTAAGCTAAAATAACCGTTGAATATAGCTTTAAATCTTGATAAGATTGAAGCTCCGTACTCTTTTCCACCACTAGATTTTGTCACCACTGCGATAATTCTAGCTGTGTTTATCCAATTTCTGCTAATTTCTCCTATCCAATAGGGTGTCATGGCAAGTAACGCGGTGATAACAGCCACACCAGATAACTGCCATCTTCTCTTTTCTCGGTAGTTTCTAGAAATATAAATAATTAAAGTAATTATAAAAACTACTGGCATTACATAGAGACTAGAAAAGTGTAAATTTGATAATATCGCTAACACTAATCCATAAGCCATCCAAGAAAATACTTCTAAATTTGCAGATAGCTTACCTTCCATTTGATAAGTGTAGAGTAACACAAAACAAAGCAGAAAAAAGGTAATTGAGACAGGATTTCCAGCTATGCTATTACCTGTACTCATCACAATATTTTCAAATAAACAAATATACCAAAATCCTGCTAATGACGATAGAAAGAGTCTTTGATTACGCTCAACATTATCTAAAAGTTTATAGCTAGTTAAAATAAGTAATGGAATTGATAGGAATGTTAGTATTGCATTTGGCATTGCTTGAGCAGACAAATCAGCAGTTAATGCAGTAAACGGCAACACTAAATAGTAATATAAAGGTGGTAAATAAAAATCTCCCACTAACCCTGACCAAGCGGTAGGCCCTGACCCTAATGTAGGCCATTTGCCATTCCATGTTGCCATGATTCTATAAGCATCGTTAATTTGATCGCCACTATAGTCAGCGAAATTTATCACAACAAAGCTAAGAATATATATTCCAAAAGCTAACGATAAAAATATCAGAACATAGCTGACTTTTCTCAAACTTAGCTGTTTTAACATTGCTTTGGCAATTATTTTATTTTCAGTATACTGACCAGTATTATATTAATCTAAAGACTGCTTTCAGGGAATTTGACTAGTGAAAGCTATATCAAGTCTTTACAAAGCCTTAAGCACTTCTAGATAAAAAATATCCAACATTTAGGGTGCGTCAGTACGATAAACTCTAGCCACACAAAAAAATATTCATACTGACGCATTCTACTAACAGTCAATTTGGATAATTTATTTTTTGGTATTCTCTTAATATAAGTACAAAGTTTGTTGTTAATTTATTTTCTTATTTGCGTCAAGTTTGATCCATGATATCGTGGGCATTGCCCACCCAGCCCTTTCAAAGCGAACAGATGAACTAGTTTATTCAAAATAAAATATTGTTCTTTTGCGTCTTTGTGCCTACCCTGCGGGTTCCGCTTAAGCGGTATGCGTGAGCTTAATAAGCCAGGGTATTAAGTGCAGCTTTATGGAGAAATGGTATGAGTAGAAAAATTCAACTTTTAGCCACTTCCCCCAATCTGTCGTCTGGCTGCTGCGAGAATTATACGCTGTTCGGCACGCGCGATCGCCTGATAAGTCCTTTCCACTGCTTCTGGTTCTACAGAAATTGATGTAATTCCCCACTGCACTAATTCATCTATGATTTCTGGATGAATTGCTGGTGCTTGTCCGCAAATAGAACAAGGTATCCCAGCCGTTTTCGACATTTGAATTAGTTGGGAAATTGCCGCCATCACCGCCGGATGGCGTTCGTTTAAAACCTTAGTAATATCCCCTTGTTCTCTGTCTACTCCTAGTAGCAATTGTGTCAGGTCGTTTGTGCCGATAGATATACCTGCTACGCCTGCTTTAACGTATTCTGGTAGTAGAAATAACACGCTGGGAACTTCAGCCATGATCCACAGTTGAAACTGGGGTACTTGAGTGAGTCCGAATTGCTCGGCTTTTTGGCGACAGAAACTAAACTCAGGGACGCTACGGACAAAGGGTAACAATAGGTGTAGGTTATCATAGCCAGCTTTTTGGGCATTAGCGATCGCGCTTAGTTCTAATTCAAATACAGAGGAGTTGCGTACATAACTGAATGTACCGCGATCGCCTAAAGCTGACTGAGGCGCAGATTGAGAACTATTTGCCGATAATTCATGCGATCGCCAATCCAAGGTGCGATAGAAAACTGGGCGGGGCGTAAAGGCACGGGCAAACTGTATAATCAACTGAGTCCATTGTTCTAATAGTTCAGATTGCCTTCCCTCTAGTAACCAAAAGTTTGGATGTTGCCCCTGAAGTAAAGGTAGTAACATCAGTTCTGAACGCAATAAACCTATGCCATCCACAGGCAAGTTCTGCACTTGTTCGATGAGATTAGGTTGACTGAGGTTAACTAGCAATTGGGTAGCAATTATCGGCATTTGCTTGTTAACAATAGGTGGAAATGATGCGGTAATAGCTGGTTGACTTTGACTTTCTGTAGGTAATTCGTCTCTTAATAAATACACTTCACCGCGATCGCCATCTATCAACAATCGCTCACCATGAGGAATTAATAGTGTGGCATCTGCTACATTCACTACAGCAGGAATGCCTAATTCTCTCGCTAAAATGGCAGCGTGGCTGGTTACTCCTCCCTGGACTGTAACAATACCTACGGCTTTTTGTAGTAATGGCAACCAATCTGGAGTGATGGCTGGTACTACTAAAATTAGCCCTTCTGGTAGGTTTTCTGGTTTTTGGGAGTTGTTTACTACATAAGCATTTGCTGTAACACGTCCCCTACCTGCCCCGACACCTTTGATAAACTGTAAATTGGGAATGGCAGATTGGGGAGTACTCACTTGAGTAATGTCGAGATGGGTTGTTTCATTTTCTTGGGCAATTACCCACTCAAGAGTAAAACTTTTACCTAGTTCACTTTCTAATTGATGCCCTAAGTTAATTATCTGTTGGAGTGATTCTTCGGCTAAAGCGTATTGTTGCTGGTGTGCTTCTTCTACTAAGTACGCACCTACACAGGTGTTTTCCAGCAGAGATGCTTCAGAATGTGGCAATACCGAACTATCAAGACGATAAGCCACCATTTTATGTCCTAGATGCCGTTCTAAGACAATACCCGTTTCCTGCTGAATGTGGTAAGTATCAGGTACAACTTCACCTTGAGTTAGTGCTAGTCCTAACCCCCAAGTAGCTTCGATTTTCCAGCCAGAGGAGTTAGCACTGAGTAAACCACTAGCGATCGCATTTTGCACCGGCTGGACTAGAATTGCTAGGTTAACTTCTTGCAAGTTAACTCCCATACGCTGCCAATATAATAAGCTTCTGGCACGAAATAGCTGACCCCAGGTATGCTTGAGAGTATGGGCGATCGCAGTTTCATCACAAGGGCAAAAAGTCGCATCCAACAGTCCGCTAGTGTTCCTGACTCTGTTGGTTGTATTTCCTAGTGCCAAACTAGGACGAAAAATTAAATAATTAGTTTGCCATTCCCTAGCAGCAAGAAGAATTTTCTCCACCCATTGCGGTGGAACAATTGCATGAGTAATTTCCTGGCGTAGACAACCAGCCATTTGCTGGAGTTGTCGCCAATTGGCTACGTCCAAGTGTAAGGAAGAATTAGGTAAGTTGGCAACTAGAGATTCGGAACTGTTGAGAGTCTCTAGGAATAATCGTAAAACTTCTTCTGGAACCACAAAACCAGGAACAACCGGGTAGCCACGCTGCCTAATTCTGCTTAAATAGAACGCTTTTTCACCAACTTTAGGGCGGTCTTGTAGTTTAATTTGGTCAAGCCAGTAGAGTTTGTCCACTCAATTTCTTTGGTTTGTCAGTTGTTAGTTGTCAGTTATTAGCCTCCTAGTAGCGATATGCTACTAGCACATATGAAAGAAACTGGTAGGTTGTTAATTGTCCATAGTCAATAGTCCATAATCAATAGTCATTCTCCCCCGCTCCGTGGTATTTAATTGCTTGCTGCCAATAACTAATAACAAAGCCAAGATAGATTTACTTTGCGATCAAGATGTTTAAACTTAAAGTTATTTCCACTTTTGTATATAGTGAATTTTAAGTATAGGATGTATAGCCTCATTTTGTCTTAAAAGACTGTCCTTCTAGGATTGCCAGTGATAAACAGAAACAGACATTGATTAACTTTACTTCATCAGGCAGTATTTGCTGTATATATCGATATGATGTGCTAACTGTTTGCTTAGGAAGGTTTTTATATAAGACTCATATTTGATTTCTGTATCCCTTACGGGAGCGTAGCTATAAAAACTTAGTACACACTAAATCCCTTCTACCTGTTCCCCGTTGCCTGTTAATAGTTCCCTCTCTACGCAAATATGCTAATTAATCAAATCGGATTCCTATATGCGTAGTTAGTAATTATAGGTGGGATTTTGTAGAACTCAGTTATTTTTCCTTAATTAGTAAGTTAGTAAGTAACTACTCTACCGTAGCAGCAATGATTAATATTTTTATAAATTATTAGTCAGATTATAGCTATAGATAAAAGTAAAATTTAGATATCAATAGTAGCAAAATAAATTTTTAATTATTAATAAAAATGTATTTAGTAGTTAATTAATGTAGAAATATAAAGTTTATCATCAAAACACTACAATAAAATTTTTCTCCACTGCTTCGGATATAAGTTATACATTACCTATAGAACTCTATTTGATTTTTGAAAAACTTAAGCACAGCTCGAAGAGGCGGATTATTTATCTATGATCTATGCTACTGAGTATTGTTATATCAAGCTATGTGAACAAAAATTAAATTGAATGTTATAATTTATAGCTTTTTATCTTAAGAATAAAATTGTTAGACAATCGCTACTTAGAACATAATGACCTTTTGCAGCTGATATTTCGGCTTTTCCTAGCTTTGCTGATTGGGGCTATTATTGGCTTAGAACGTCAACTCAGGCATAAGCCAGCTGGGTTAAGAACTCATATGCTGGTTAGTTTTGGTTCTGCTGTATTTGTTCTCATACCTTTACAATTAGCCACAATACAATCACATCCAGACATGATTAGCCGAGTTATTCAAGGTATTGCAGCTGGAGTGGGATTTCTTGGTGCTGGGGAAATCGTCCGCGAATCTTCCCAAGAATCACAACGTTTAGAAATTCATGGACTCACCTCAGCCGCAGCAATTTGGGTTTCGGCTAGTTTGGGAATTGCTGCTGGTTGTGGTTTGTGGCAGTTGGGTTTAGTGGGAGCTATTATGACTTTTGCAATTTTGAATCTTTTTAAGAGGTTAGAAAGGCATTAGTCAACAGTCAATAGTCAATAGTCAATAGTCAATAGTCAATAGTCAACAGTTAGCAGGACTGTAAACTATTAACCAAATAGTGCTAATGCCTTGGCGAACATTGGTTCTTCTGTTTTAGTCTGAATGATTGATTTAACTAAGTTTATAAAATTATCATCTGCTTGATTGTCAGTTTCAATAGTTTTAGTAGCAGCATAAAAACTAGCATCATTAACGCATAGTTCATTTGTTGTGCCTGTTTGTAGGCCTGGTTGTTTTCTATCCCATGACAATGATTTTCCTCGCCAAGTAAATTGAAACCAGGAAAGTTCATCATAATAAAATTCAAAGAAAACATCAAAATCAGGTTCTTCTCCTTGGAACCAAATTTTAGTTATTCCTTCTTCTTGGCTTGGCTTAAGTATATTTTGCTCAATTTTTCTTAATGATCTACTTAATGATAAAATCTCACCTGCATCCAATTTATAATCCGTATTGTTCATATTATTAATTATCAAGTGATTAATGTGGCCAATTACTTACGATATACTTGGTTTAGTTGGTAATCGGTAATTGTTTTGTTTCATTATCGATTATCCACTACCTATTACCAACCCTCACGATATGATAAGCATTTAAGCGGACAATCTAAAAATCAGAGGTAGAGATTTCTCCTTTATGAACATACAAAATTTGGGAGGAATTTAGCCACTGAGAATCAAAAGAACTGAGGTGAGTAGTAGTAATTAAGGTCTGAAATCGGTCTTGAATAGTGTCTAATAATTGATTTTGACGATACGGATCTAATTCTGCTAAAACATCGTCCAGTAAAAGTAAAGGTGATTCTTTAACAACTTCTTCAATTAACTGTAATTCTGCTAATTTTAGGGCTAATACTAATGTGCGTTGCTGACCTTGAGAACCGTATTGACGAGCGGGTGTTTGATTGATAGTTAATTCTACTTCGTCTCGATGGGGGCCGACAAGGGTAGTACCTCGATACATTTCCGCAACAGTTCTTTGTTGCAATTTGCTTAAAAAAGCTTGTTGGATTTCTTCTTGTTGATTTTGCTGCAATGGTACATTAGGGGTGTAGGTAATTTGTAAAACTTCTGTGCTGCCGCTAATACTGGCGTGCCAAGCAGCAGCTAGGGGTGCAAGTCGAGCTAAAGCGCGATCGCGTCTTCTAATTACCCTAGTCCCAGTTGTAGCTAATTGTGCATCCCAGATAGCCAGTTGTGATTCCTGAGCGTTGGGTGCTGAGTCTTGAATCTTTTTTAAATAGGCGTTGCGTTGACGTAAAACCTGATTATATTGATGCAAAATATGAGCGTAAACAGGTTCCAGCTGAACTAAAAGTGTATCTAACCAGTTACGTCTAATTTCGGGACTACCGCGCACTAATTCTAAATCTAAACTGGAGAACTGCACCGCATTCAACACCCCCAAAAAATCCATTTGTCGCCGCAGCGATTCGCCATTAAAGGCGACGCTACGGCGACCATTACGGCGTAAGGTGACGCTGAGGTCACTAACCCCTGAATCTCTCTCCAGAGAAGCATTAATTTGGGCGGCTGGTTCTTCTTCTTGGATTAAATCACGATC
Above is a genomic segment from Nostoc sp. MS1 containing:
- a CDS encoding 2Fe-2S iron-sulfur cluster-binding protein, producing MSVRVRFLPDDVTINAEVGEALLDVADRAGVFIPTGCLMGSCHACTVELEDGDIIRACLTAIPSGREELIIHLFSDPTW
- the cobQ gene encoding cobyric acid synthase CobQ translates to MKSIMVVGTTSHAGKSLISTAICRILSRRGWRVAPFKGQNMALNAYVTSNGGEIGYAQAVQAWAAGVIPWVEMNPILLKPQGDMTSQVIIRGRPVGKVSAADYYEQYFDIGWRAIEESLQHLGTEFDLIVCEGAGSPAEINLKHRDLTNMRVAKYLNAPTLLVVDIDRGGAFAHVVGTLELLEPEERQLIKGVVINKFRGQRSLLDSGIKWLEERTGIPVVGVIPYIHEIFPAEDSLDLLERKTYKAHADLNITVVRLPRIANFTDFDPLESEPTVAVKYISPKQDLGHPDAVILPGTKTTIADLILLQKTGMAEAIQNYAASGGTVLGICGGYQMLGQIIADPEGLEGQAGRYQGLNLLPIRTVITGQKIARQRQVSSNFPQMGLPVNGFEIHQGRSRVEPQGDSKAFQPLFDDVNLGLVDSCQSVWGSYLHGLFDNGPWRRAWLNRLRQQRGLKSLPTGVANYREQREQMLDNIATEIESHLDLTPFLP
- a CDS encoding Npun_F0494 family protein: MPTKDSPTPKAFSYPQTTVERAKRSLICSPFNLGLFETMRSQSVSVNAIANETGIKHGYTKKSLSELTCDDELGWLIQVGVLRREVDGQGITDSFRLTPLGHQLIEQYQGKTLPLPSWRNRLYDAVIRWFRLPF
- a CDS encoding putative PEP-binding protein, whose product is MDKLYWLDQIKLQDRPKVGEKAFYLSRIRQRGYPVVPGFVVPEEVLRLFLETLNSSESLVANLPNSSLHLDVANWRQLQQMAGCLRQEITHAIVPPQWVEKILLAAREWQTNYLIFRPSLALGNTTNRVRNTSGLLDATFCPCDETAIAHTLKHTWGQLFRARSLLYWQRMGVNLQEVNLAILVQPVQNAIASGLLSANSSGWKIEATWGLGLALTQGEVVPDTYHIQQETGIVLERHLGHKMVAYRLDSSVLPHSEASLLENTCVGAYLVEEAHQQQYALAEESLQQIINLGHQLESELGKSFTLEWVIAQENETTHLDITQVSTPQSAIPNLQFIKGVGAGRGRVTANAYVVNNSQKPENLPEGLILVVPAITPDWLPLLQKAVGIVTVQGGVTSHAAILARELGIPAVVNVADATLLIPHGERLLIDGDRGEVYLLRDELPTESQSQPAITASFPPIVNKQMPIIATQLLVNLSQPNLIEQVQNLPVDGIGLLRSELMLLPLLQGQHPNFWLLEGRQSELLEQWTQLIIQFARAFTPRPVFYRTLDWRSHELSANSSQSAPQSALGDRGTFSYVRNSSVFELELSAIANAQKAGYDNLHLLLPFVRSVPEFSFCRQKAEQFGLTQVPQFQLWIMAEVPSVLFLLPEYVKAGVAGISIGTNDLTQLLLGVDREQGDITKVLNERHPAVMAAISQLIQMSKTAGIPCSICGQAPAIHPEIIDELVQWGITSISVEPEAVERTYQAIARAEQRIILAAARRQIGGSG
- a CDS encoding peroxiredoxin is translated as MPLAVGTDAPAFTVKDTNGNTVSLSDFAGKTVVLYFYPKDDTPGCTKQACSFRDAQSDYKNKDVVVLGVSADDESSHQAFTQKYNLNFPLLADTDHSLIKAYDVDGGGYAKRVTYVINPEGKIIHVDSTVNTATHAGDVLSALGL
- a CDS encoding MgtC/SapB family protein — protein: MQLIFRLFLALLIGAIIGLERQLRHKPAGLRTHMLVSFGSAVFVLIPLQLATIQSHPDMISRVIQGIAAGVGFLGAGEIVRESSQESQRLEIHGLTSAAAIWVSASLGIAAGCGLWQLGLVGAIMTFAILNLFKRLERH
- the recF gene encoding DNA replication/repair protein RecF (All proteins in this family for which functions are known are DNA-binding proteins that assist the filamentation of RecA onto DNA for the initiation of recombination or recombinational repair.), translated to MYLKTIHLRHFRNYYDQRVDFTAAKTILVGNNAQGKSNLLEAVELLATLRSHRMARDRDLIQEEEPAAQINASLERDSGVSDLSVTLRRNGRRSVAFNGESLRRQMDFLGVLNAVQFSSLDLELVRGSPEIRRNWLDTLLVQLEPVYAHILHQYNQVLRQRNAYLKKIQDSAPNAQESQLAIWDAQLATTGTRVIRRRDRALARLAPLAAAWHASISGSTEVLQITYTPNVPLQQNQQEEIQQAFLSKLQQRTVAEMYRGTTLVGPHRDEVELTINQTPARQYGSQGQQRTLVLALKLAELQLIEEVVKESPLLLLDDVLAELDPYRQNQLLDTIQDRFQTLITTTHLSSFDSQWLNSSQILYVHKGEISTSDF
- a CDS encoding type II toxin-antitoxin system HicB family antitoxin; the encoded protein is MSKLKYQMVIQWSEEDNCFLVGLPDFPGQRWRTHGDTYELAVKNGIEALESLIIAYEAAGDPLPEPTVCQAA